GCCTCGGTTGCGTTGATTACCCGGGATGGCAGGAGCTGGTATGGCGATCTCTGAACTGAAACTGCCGCAGGGCGTGCAGGCCCGCGCCCATGACGACGCCGGGCAAATGGCTCAGGCGATGGCGGTGTGCGTAGCCGATGCGCTGCGTGGGGCCATCGCCGGGCGTGGTCGGGCCACCCTGGTGGTGTCCGGCGGCCGTAGCCCGGTGCCGTTCTTCGAAGCGCTGGCGCAGCAGCAACTGCCCTGGGCGCAGGTGTTGATCAGCCTGGCCGATGAGCGCTGGGTGCCGATCAACCATGCCGGCAGCAACGAAGCGCTGGTGCGTCGTCATCTGCTGCGTGGCCCGGCGGCCGAGGCACGCTTTGTCAGCCTCTATCAGGTGGCTGGCAGCCTGGAGCAGGCGGCCGAACTGGCTGATGGAGCGGTCGCCGAACTGCCGCCCATAGACGTGCTGGTGCTGGGCATGGGTGATGACGGCCACACCGCCTCGCTGTTCCCGAACAGTCCCAATCTGCACCAGGCGCTGCAACCCGACTGCGCACGTCGCGTGCTGCCGATGCTGGCGCCGAGCGAGCCGGCGCAGCGCCTGACCCTGACCGTGCCGGTGCTGGCCAGTGCTCGCCTGCCGCTGCTGGCAATCCAGGGCCAGACCAAACTGAACATCCTCAGCGCGGCGCTGATGCCTGGTGAAATCACCGAGCTGCCGATTCGCGCGTTCCTGCATGCCCCTCTCGAAATCCATTGGTGCCCCTGACATGACCAGCCCTGACCAGGCCCAGCGCGCGCGCATGGCCAACAAAATCACCGAGATCGACCGCATCTGCGCTCAGGCGCGGATCATGCCGGTGATCACCATCGCCCGTGAGGCGGACATCCTGCCGCTGGCCGACGCCCTGGCCGCCGGTGGCCTGCGTGTGCTGGAAGTGACCCTGCGCTCGGAGCACGGTCTGGAGGCGATTCGTCGTCTGCGCGCCGAGCGCCCCGATCTCTGCGTCGGCGCCGGCACCGTGCTGGACGAGGAGATGCTTGCCGCGGCGACCGCTGCCGGTGCGCAATTCATCGTCACCCCGGGCAGCACGCGCGAGCTGCTGCTGGCGGCGCTGGACAATCCGCTGCCGCTGTTGCCCGGGGTGAGCAGCGCCTCGGACCTGATGGTCGGCTACGCGCTCGGCTACCGCCGCTTCAAACTGTTCCCGGCCGAGGTCTGCGGCGGCGTGGCTGCGCTCAAGGCGTTGTCCGGACCTTTCGGCGGCGTGCGTTTCTGCCCGACCGGGGGCATCAGCCCGGACAACCTGCAGCGCTACATGGCGCAACCCAACGTGATGTGCGTCGGTGGCACCTGGATGTTCCAGCGTGACTGGGTGGACAACCGCGACTGGGCGCGCATCCAGCAATGCAGTGCCGAGGCCGTGCAGCTGCTGGCCTGATACCCGCACGGCAGCGCCGCCGTTACCGGCGGCGCTGCCGTGCGATCTTCCCGCTTAATAATCTGTGCCTTGTCGGTCGCCTGCTACGTCCTCTGATCCCTCGTGCTGGCTTCAACAAGAACAATTCTCCAGCGAAACCCGAAACATCCGCAGTTGGAGAATCTCATGAACATCTGGTTCGCTAATCTCAGCGTGACCCGCAAACTTGCCCTCGGCTTCGGCCTGGTGCTGGCTCTTACCATGGCGCTGGCCTGGACGGCCTGGAGCGGCCTGAGCAACGTCATCCAGCGCAGCAGCTGGATGAGCGAAATCTCCCAGTTGAACGCCAACCTGACCAACCTGCGTATCGCCCGCCTGCAGTTCATGCTGGCCAGGGGCGATGCCCCGAGCAGCGAGCGCCTGCTGAGCAATCTCGACATCTATCTGCAGCAACAGAAAAAACTGCTCGGCACCTTCACCAACCCGGCGAGCGTCAAGCTGCTGCAGGAGCAGGATCGCTACAACCAGGATTACCAGCGCTCCCTGGCCGGGATGCGTGCCGCCTACGCCGCCGCGGCAACGGTACGGGATCAGATGAATGCCGAAGACCAGCAGCTGGGCACGCTGCTGGCGGCGATGCGGCGCAGCGTCGAGCTTCTCCCCGAGGACGACGCCAGGCGTTTCCCGCAATTGCAGGCGCTGACCACCACTCAGGGCGAGCTGTTGCGCGTGCGTTATCTGCTCGAGCGTTATGACAGTGCGCCCGATGCGCAGACCGAGCAGGCCCTGTCCGAGCGCATCGCCATGGCCCGGGCCAGCCTCGATACGCTGGGGCAGGCTTTCGGCAGCACCCAGCAGGACGCGGTACGTCGTATCGACGCCGCGCTCAAGCAGTTCGGACAGACCGTGCAGGCCGTCAGGAACGCCACCGCGGATATCGCCCGTACCCGTCAGGAGATGACCGATCAGCAGGGCGAGATCGTCCGTATCAGCGAGACGCTGTACAAGTCGCAGATCGAGCGCATGGCCATCGAGAGCGCCGAGGCGCGTATCTGGCAGATCACCGCCGTGCTCCTGGCGCTGCTCTTCGGCGTGCTGGCCGCCTGGATCATCACCCGGCAGATCACCCGTCCGCTGCAGGACACCCTGGGCGCAGTGCAGCGCATCGCCGAGGGCGATCTCACCGCTACTGTGCAGGTCGACCGCCGTGACGAGATGGGCCAGCTGCAGCAGGGCATCCAGTACATGGCCAACACCCTGCGCGAGCTGATCAGCGGCATCCGTGACAGCGTGGCGCAGATCGCCAGCGCGGCCGAGGAGCTGTCGGCGGTCACCGAGCAGACCAGCGCCGGCGCCAAAAGCCAGAAGAGCGAGACCGATCAGGTTGCCACCGCAATGCACGAGATGTCGGCCACCGTGCAGGAGGTCGCGCGCAATGCCGAGCAGGCTTCGCTGGCGGCCAACCAGGCCGATGGCCAGGCGCGTGTGGGTGATCAGGTGGTCGCCGAGGTGATTTCGCAGATCGAGCGTGTGGCGGCCGAAGTCAGTCGCTCCAGCGAGGCGATGGATAGCCTGCAGCAGGAGAGCAACAAGATCGGCAGCGTCATGGACGTGATCAAGTCTGTGGCCGAGCAGACCAACCTGCTGGCGCTCAACGCCGCCATCGAGGCCGCGCGTGCCGGCGAGGCCGGGCGCGGTTTCGCCGTGGTCGCCGATGAGGTTCGCGGCCTGGCGCAGCGCACGCAGAAGTCCACCGAGGAGATCGAGGCGCTGATCGCCGGCTTGCAGAGCGGCACCCAGCAGGTCGCTGCGGTGATGCGCAACAGCCGCAATCTGACCGACAGCAGCGTCGAGCTGACGCGCAAGGCTGGCGATTCGCTGGGCAGCATCACCCAGGCGGTGTCCAACATCCAGTCGATGAACCAGCAGATCGCCGCCGCGGCGGAAGAGCAGAGCGCCGTTGCCGAGGAAATCAGCCGCAGCATCCTCAGCGTGCGTGACGTCTCCGAGCAGACGGCCACCGCCAGTGACGAAACGGCCAAGTCCTCGGCCGAGCTGGCACGCCTGGGTGGTCAGCTGCAGTCGATGGTCAGCCGTTTCCGCGTTTGATCCTGCCTGCGCGGCGTACTCCCTGAGGCGCCGCGCAACCTGCCTCTACCGTGGTCGCAGTTGGCGGCCCGTCACAATACCTCTATCGCCCGTCTATTCTTCCATCGCCCTCTCGACAACTGCATAGAACCCCGCCCTGGGTTCAGTGTCAGCCATAGGGTGGCACCCCTGCGCGCCACTTCGACTCGACGAGGGAAATAGGGGCGTATTGCCCCGGTCCCGAGCCTGGCTTCCCGGCAGATTCTCGACCGAGGGTTCAGGCGCCGAGTTCACCGATTTGCGCGAGCAGCAACACCGTATCCGCGCGCATCAGCAGTGAAAAACAAGGAGAGCAACGATGAAGATACATGCCTATCTGATGTTCGACGGCCAGTGCGAGGAAGCCTTCAATTTCTACGCCGAGCTGCTGGGCGGCAAGCTGGAGCTGATGCGCTTCGGTGAAAGCCCGGATGCCGGCGAGATACCGCCGGAGTTTCACGAGCGGGTGATGCATGTGTGCCTGACGGCGGATGACCAGATCCTGATGGCGTCGGACACCATCCCGCAGTATCCGCACGAGGGCATCAAGGGCTGTTCGATCTCGCTGCAGGTGGACAACGTGCCGGAGGCCGAACGCCTGTACCAAGCGCTGTCGGCCGGTGGCCAGGTGCAGATGGAGCTGCAGGCCACCTTCTGGGCGACCCGCTTCGCCATGCTTACTGACCGCTTCGGCGTACCGTGGATGATCAACTGCGTGATCGACAGTCAGGAAGGTTGAGCCCACTCCATGTCACCTGCGAGGGCAGATGGTCATAGCATCTGCCCGCCGTGCTGCGGCGCGCCCTCCGACTGGTTCGGGGCCAGTCCGGAAACAAGGAGTGCGCTTCGCGGCTGAAGCCGCTCCTACGCTGTTGTTGCTCCGCTAGGCGCGGCCGGGGCCGCGAACTTCCTTTCAGCTCGCCAAGGTCAGTGGCTCGGGCTCTTCCTGAACCTGCACGCCTGCCAGGAAGTCCTCGCCCCAGCGGCGGATATCGTTGAAGCAGACGATATCGAACAGCTCGCGCAGACGCGCCTGGGCCTCGCTTTTGGGCAGGTTCAGCGCCAGGTAGCAGGTCTGCGCCAGGTCCGCCGGATCGTGCGGGTTGGTCAGCAAGGCACCCTTGAGTTCGGCCGCAGCACCGGCGAACTCCGACAGCACCAGCACTCCGCGCCCGCCGAGCAGTCCCTGTGCGGCGACGAACTCCTTGGCCACCAGGTTGAGGCCATCACGCAGTGGGGTGATCCACATGACGTCGGCCATGGCGTACCAGGCGCTGACCTCTTCGAACGGCAGGCTGCGGAAGAAGAACTGCAGCGGTGTCCAGCCGATGCGGGCGAAGCGTCCATTGATGCGCCCCACGGCCTGTTCGATCTGCGTCTGCAGCTCGTCGTACACCGTCATCTCGCGTGCTGCCGGCACGCAGACCGTCACCAGGGTGACCTTTCCGAGCAGTTCGGGATTGTCGTCGAGCAGGCGCTCGTAAGCGTTGAGCTTCTCCAGGATGCCCTTGGTGTAGTCGAGGCGCTCCACCGCGAGGATCAGCTTCACGCCCTTCATCTCTTCGCGCAGCTGGCCCATCAGTTCCTTGATCTTCGGTGCCTCCAGGGCATTGCGCACACGGTCGATGTCGAGGCCCACCGGGTGTGCGCCGAGCTTGACCTGGCGGGTACCGGTATCCAAGGCCGTGGTCATGCTTTCCAGTCCCACGGCGCAACCGTAGGTGATGAAGCGTGGCGCGCAGCTTTGCCGTTCCAGAGTCTTGAGCGGGAACACGCCACGGGCGACGTCGACGAAGTTCTCCACCTGACGCGGGATATGGAAACCGATGTAGTCGCATTGCAGCAGGCTGCCGACGATCTGTCGCCGCCAGGGCAGCACGTTGAACACGTCGGCCGAGGGGAAGTAGGTGTGGTGGAAGAAGGCGATGCGCAGGTCCGGGCGCAGTTCACGCAGGTAGGCCGGGACCATCCACAGGTTGTAATCGTGCAGCCAGACGATGGCGCCCTCGGCGGCTTCCAGCGCGGTGCGTTCGGCGAAGGCACGGTTGACTCTGAGGAATACCTGCCAGTCGTCCTCGTTGAAGGTGGCACGCTCCCAGAAGGTGTGCAGGGTGGGCCAGAAGGCCTCCTTGGAGAAGCGCTTGTAGAAGATGTCCACCTCCTCCTTGCTCAGCTTGACCCGCGCGGCGGTGAGCTTGGGATAGCGTTCGGCGTCCACCGTGGTGTGGCTGTCGAACGGTTCGTCGCCATCCTCGTGCACGGCCCAGGCGACCCAGGAACCGGGGCGGCCATCGCCGAAGAAGCTGAGCAGGGTGGGGATGATGCCGTTGGGTGAGGTGGGGCGTCGGCGCTGCAGCTTGCCGGCGGCGTTGCGGTATTCCTCGTAGGGCAGGCGGTGGTAGACCATCACCAGCTCGGCCTTGCCCGGCTGCGCGGCCTGACGGCGCTCGGCGGCGATACCGTGTTCACCGAGGAACCCGAAATGGGCGAAGGCTTCGAGAATGCCGCCGCAGCCCGGCCGGCTGGCGTGCAGAGTGCGCGAGTGGCTGCGCGTGGCGTCCAGCAGCGCCGCTTCCGACTGGCCGACGCAGACGCCATGGAAGCTGGCGCTGAGCATCGACAGGTCATTGAGCGTATCGCCAGCCGCCAGCACCTGGTCGTGATCAAGCTCCAGCCAGTCGGCCAGGGCCTGCAGGCTGCTGCCCTTGTTCACGCCCCTGGGCAGAAAATCCAGGTACAGCTCGGCGGAGTAGAGCAGGTCGCAGCCCAGCTCATCGGCGATCTCGCGTAGCGCCGGGTTGGCCGCCTGCTCGGGCGTGCAGAAGTAGGAGCAGCGGCGCGCCTGTGGCACGTCCTGGCGCTCCAGGCCGAACGGCTCGATGGCACCGGCCACCTGGCTTTCGCCGGGCCAGCGGGCATCGACCACGCTCTGCAGCGGCTGGATCGGCTGCAGGCTGTCGCCATGCACCAGGGTCGCGCCGACGTCGGCGATGATGTAGTCCGGCTGCGGCAGCGTCGGGTCGGCCAGCAGCGGCAGCACCGCTTCCAGGCTGCGCCCGGTGACGTAGGCGAGCTTGATCTCGGGATGGGCGGCGATGGTCTGGTAGAGGCTCAGGCGATCTTCGGGATCGCCGGCGAGAAAGGTTCCATCCAAGTCGGTGGCTAATAGCATCGTTGTTTCTCCAGAAGTGGCCGGTGCGGTGCGCTCAGGTGAGCGGCCGACGGGCCGGGGTTCTGGCTGCTTGGGGTAGGCTCAAGGCCTTGCCGAAACAGCCTTTAAGAGCCTGTCCCAAGACTGCTGCGCGTCGGCCATGCTGCGTTGCAGCCGAGCTCAGAATGCTCATTTACAACTCGTAAAGTCGAACGCGACTCCGATCGCTTCTTCGCTCGACTTCGTGGGGCCGCCATCGGTATTGCCTGGCTCTAGCTCGCGAGTCTTTGAACAGGTTCTATGACTTCAGGACCGAGTTGTCGTCTCCTCCATCTGTTCGTGGTCTTGCGCCGGCGCATCGGGCATCAGCTCCAGCACCGTCGGACTGGTCCGTAGCATCGGCACGAAGTGTGCGGCGTCGCCGCTGACCAAGTCGCTGACATGGCGCAGCCGATAAACGGTGTAGGCAGCCAGCAGGCCGAGGGTGCTGGCGAAGTACAGCGGCAGCGCGCTGGCGCCCAGTTGCTCCATCAGTACGCCGGCCAGCAGCGGCCCGCACACCGAGCCGATGCCGTTGACCATCAGCAGGCTGGCCGAGCCGGACAGGATCTCGTCACTGTGCAACTGGTCGATCAGCTGCGCCACGGCGATGGGGTAGATGGCGAAGGCCAGGCCGCCCCAGATGAATATCGCGCCGAGCAGCAGCGGGCCTGCCGGCAGCAGGCTCATGATCAGCGCCAGAGCGACTGCCAGTATCACCACCCGCAGCAGCACCTGGCGTCGGTCGTGGCGGTCCGAGTAGAGGCCGATGGGCCATTGCAGCAGGGCGCCGCCGAGGATTGTGGCGGTCATCAGCAGGCCGACGCCGGACGTGTCGAAGCCGGCGAGGCTGGCGTACACCGGCGCCATGCCCCAGAAACCACCCATCGCCAGGCCGGACAGGCCCGCGGCGATGATCGCCAGCGGTGCGACTCGCCACAGTTGGCGCAGGTTGGTTGGTGGCGATTCGGGCAGCGCCGGTTGTGCCTGGCGGGTGAGGGTGATGGGCATCAGCGCGGCGCTGATCAGAATCGCGGCAATGGCAAACAGGGTGAACTGCACCGGATCGGCCAGGTGCAGCAGTTGCTGGGCCAGCGCCAGGGCGCCGAGGTTGACTGCCATGTACACGGCGAAGACCTGGCCGCGTTTCTCGTTGGGCGCCTGGGCGTTGAGCCAGCTCTCGATGACCATGTACAGCGTCACCAGGCCCAGGCCGTAGAGCACGCGCAGCAGCAACCAGACCCACGGATCGATCAGCAGCAGATGGAGCAGGGCGGCGATGGCGGCCAGCGCGGCGCAACAGGCGAACGCGCGGATATGCCCGATGCGCCGGACCAGCGGAGTCGCCAGCCAGGTGCCGAGGAGGAACCCGACGAAGTACCCGGACATGATCAGGCCGAGCATCGTGGTGGAGTAGCCTTCAGCCACGCCACGCAGGGTCAGTAGGGTGTTGAGCAGGCCATTGCCAAGCAGGAGTAACGCGACCCCGCTCAGCAATGAACTGATGGGGGCAATCAGGGACCACATGCAAACTACCCTAGGGAACTGTGCCACTGATGGCAAGCATGAAGCACGCCAGTAGATCTGCGAGGGTTTTGTATCTGTCTGATTTCAAAGGTTTATTTTTGCCGATAAGCGGTTGTGTGATTTTCATGCGGTGAAAGATCGCACCGTCATGGTGCCTGCTCGGCAATCTGCAGAGGCAGCAGCGGCTGCTCCGTCTCCGCCAATGTGCGATTGATGCGCGTGATGAAATCGTTGATCTCCTCGCGATCACGTCGTTCGCTCAGATGGCGTTCGGCAGTGTCTCGCACGCTGCGTGCATGGCGCAGAAGGTCGGCGCGTTGCCGGCTGCTGGCAGGGCGGTGCAGCAGGTTCTTGAAGGCCTGCAGCAGGCTGGCCAGTACACAGACATCGGCGGCGCCATAGGTGCGTATCGGACCCAGCAGTTGCAGCAGCAGCTGGTCCAGCGAAAGCTCCTGGTAGCACAGCCGCGGCGGCCCGTCGGGCTGGCTGGCGAAGTCGCGTTCGGCCAGCGCCAGGCGCCGGCTCAACAGCACGCTGAGCAGGTCCACGGCCTTGATTGCCGTGCCCGGATCGTTGATGCCGGGGCTCAGGGCCTTCACGGCGATCTCCGACATCTGCCGGCAGCCGAAGAAGTAATGGCTGCTGGCGTACTCCTCGATGAAGAAATCGAAGCAGTCGAGCAACTGCTGGCACACGCCGTCATCCAGCTGGCGTTCCAGGCGAAACAGCGGATGGCCCTCGCTGACGAAGAAGCCGCGGTGGGCCAATACCGTCATCCGTACCTGATGACGTTGTAGCAGCGCGTTGACCTCCTTGACGTTGAGTTCCTTGAAGTAGCCGTTGCGCCGCGCATGCACGGTGACCCAGGCGCTGTCGTCCGGCCATTGCGTCCGGGCGGCGCGCGCAGCCGGGCCGTTCATGCAGACGTCGAGTTTTTCCAGGCTGGCGTTGTAGAGGTTGCCGAGAATGTGCTCGACCTGAATCGACTGCGAAATCGAGCGGATGAAGTGCACGAACAGGCCAAGGCAGACGATGCCCAAG
The sequence above is drawn from the Pseudomonas sp. Z8(2022) genome and encodes:
- the pgl gene encoding 6-phosphogluconolactonase, which translates into the protein MAISELKLPQGVQARAHDDAGQMAQAMAVCVADALRGAIAGRGRATLVVSGGRSPVPFFEALAQQQLPWAQVLISLADERWVPINHAGSNEALVRRHLLRGPAAEARFVSLYQVAGSLEQAAELADGAVAELPPIDVLVLGMGDDGHTASLFPNSPNLHQALQPDCARRVLPMLAPSEPAQRLTLTVPVLASARLPLLAIQGQTKLNILSAALMPGEITELPIRAFLHAPLEIHWCP
- a CDS encoding bifunctional 4-hydroxy-2-oxoglutarate aldolase/2-dehydro-3-deoxy-phosphogluconate aldolase, with the protein product MTSPDQAQRARMANKITEIDRICAQARIMPVITIAREADILPLADALAAGGLRVLEVTLRSEHGLEAIRRLRAERPDLCVGAGTVLDEEMLAAATAAGAQFIVTPGSTRELLLAALDNPLPLLPGVSSASDLMVGYALGYRRFKLFPAEVCGGVAALKALSGPFGGVRFCPTGGISPDNLQRYMAQPNVMCVGGTWMFQRDWVDNRDWARIQQCSAEAVQLLA
- a CDS encoding methyl-accepting chemotaxis protein gives rise to the protein MSATVQEVARNAEQASLAANQADGQARVGDQVVAEVISQIERVAAEVSRSSEAMDSLQQESNKIGSVMDVIKSVAEQTNLLALNAAIEAARAGEAGRGFAVVADEVRGLAQRTQKSTEEIEALIAGLQSGTQQVAAVMRNSRNLTDSSVELTRKAGDSLGSITQAVSNIQSMNQQIAAAAEEQSAVAEEISRSILSVRDVSEQTATASDETAKSSAELARLGGQLQSMVSRFRV
- a CDS encoding VOC family protein is translated as MKIHAYLMFDGQCEEAFNFYAELLGGKLELMRFGESPDAGEIPPEFHERVMHVCLTADDQILMASDTIPQYPHEGIKGCSISLQVDNVPEAERLYQALSAGGQVQMELQATFWATRFAMLTDRFGVPWMINCVIDSQEG
- the ggpS gene encoding glucosylglycerol-phosphate synthase codes for the protein MLLATDLDGTFLAGDPEDRLSLYQTIAAHPEIKLAYVTGRSLEAVLPLLADPTLPQPDYIIADVGATLVHGDSLQPIQPLQSVVDARWPGESQVAGAIEPFGLERQDVPQARRCSYFCTPEQAANPALREIADELGCDLLYSAELYLDFLPRGVNKGSSLQALADWLELDHDQVLAAGDTLNDLSMLSASFHGVCVGQSEAALLDATRSHSRTLHASRPGCGGILEAFAHFGFLGEHGIAAERRQAAQPGKAELVMVYHRLPYEEYRNAAGKLQRRRPTSPNGIIPTLLSFFGDGRPGSWVAWAVHEDGDEPFDSHTTVDAERYPKLTAARVKLSKEEVDIFYKRFSKEAFWPTLHTFWERATFNEDDWQVFLRVNRAFAERTALEAAEGAIVWLHDYNLWMVPAYLRELRPDLRIAFFHHTYFPSADVFNVLPWRRQIVGSLLQCDYIGFHIPRQVENFVDVARGVFPLKTLERQSCAPRFITYGCAVGLESMTTALDTGTRQVKLGAHPVGLDIDRVRNALEAPKIKELMGQLREEMKGVKLILAVERLDYTKGILEKLNAYERLLDDNPELLGKVTLVTVCVPAAREMTVYDELQTQIEQAVGRINGRFARIGWTPLQFFFRSLPFEEVSAWYAMADVMWITPLRDGLNLVAKEFVAAQGLLGGRGVLVLSEFAGAAAELKGALLTNPHDPADLAQTCYLALNLPKSEAQARLRELFDIVCFNDIRRWGEDFLAGVQVQEEPEPLTLAS
- a CDS encoding MFS transporter translates to MWSLIAPISSLLSGVALLLLGNGLLNTLLTLRGVAEGYSTTMLGLIMSGYFVGFLLGTWLATPLVRRIGHIRAFACCAALAAIAALLHLLLIDPWVWLLLRVLYGLGLVTLYMVIESWLNAQAPNEKRGQVFAVYMAVNLGALALAQQLLHLADPVQFTLFAIAAILISAALMPITLTRQAQPALPESPPTNLRQLWRVAPLAIIAAGLSGLAMGGFWGMAPVYASLAGFDTSGVGLLMTATILGGALLQWPIGLYSDRHDRRQVLLRVVILAVALALIMSLLPAGPLLLGAIFIWGGLAFAIYPIAVAQLIDQLHSDEILSGSASLLMVNGIGSVCGPLLAGVLMEQLGASALPLYFASTLGLLAAYTVYRLRHVSDLVSGDAAHFVPMLRTSPTVLELMPDAPAQDHEQMEETTTRS
- a CDS encoding DUF2254 domain-containing protein, whose amino-acid sequence is MAAPSNILFRAYQRILHSLAFYPTLIATGFFVLCLLTMVAEYQPWMLALKKQFDLGLVSNADNARLILGTLVAGILSLMVFSFSMVMVVLNNAAASLSPRVIPGLISSKGHQKTLGFYLGTILYALLLITTIEQGNDERIPSFGVLITLALGIVCLGLFVHFIRSISQSIQVEHILGNLYNASLEKLDVCMNGPAARAARTQWPDDSAWVTVHARRNGYFKELNVKEVNALLQRHQVRMTVLAHRGFFVSEGHPLFRLERQLDDGVCQQLLDCFDFFIEEYASSHYFFGCRQMSEIAVKALSPGINDPGTAIKAVDLLSVLLSRRLALAERDFASQPDGPPRLCYQELSLDQLLLQLLGPIRTYGAADVCVLASLLQAFKNLLHRPASSRQRADLLRHARSVRDTAERHLSERRDREEINDFITRINRTLAETEQPLLPLQIAEQAP